In one Conger conger chromosome 5, fConCon1.1, whole genome shotgun sequence genomic region, the following are encoded:
- the LOC133128682 gene encoding histone deacetylase 2 produces the protein MAYTLQGGTKKKVCYYYDGDIGNYYYGQGHPMKPHRIRMTHNLLLNYGLYRKMEIYRPHKATAEEMTKYHSDDYIKFLRSIRPDNMSEFSKQMQRFNVGEDCPVFDGLFEFCQLSTGGSAAGSVKLNRQQTDIAVNWAGGLHHAKKSEASGFCYVNDIVLAILELLKYHQRVLYIDIDIHHGDGVEEAFYTTDRVMTVSFHKYGEYFPGTGDLRDIGAGKGKYYAVNFPLRDGIDDESYEQIFKPVMSKVMEMYQPSAVVLQCGADSLSGDRLGCFNLTIRGHAKCVEYMKSFNLPLLMLGGGGYTIRNVARCWTYETAVALDTDIPDELPYNDYFEYFGPDFKLHISPSNMTNQNTQEYMDKIKQRLFENLRMLPHAPGVQMQAIPEDSIPDDTMDEDVEDPDKRMSIRASDKRIACDEEFSDSEDEGEGGRRNVANHKKSTKRARVEEEKKEPEEKKPEVKEEEKSKESSSEKMDTKSVKAEQTVSA, from the exons ATGGCATATACACTTCAAGGCGGTACAAAGAAGAAGGTTTGCTACTATTACGACG GTGACATTGGTAACTATTATTATGGACAAGGACACCCCATGAAACCTCACAGAATCCGCATGACTCACAACCTGCTATTAAACTATGGACTTTACAGGAAGATGGAAATATAT AGGCCACATAAGGCTACAGCAGAGGAAATGACAAAGTACCACAGTGATGATTACATCAAGTTCCTACGATCCATACGGCCAGACAACATGTCCGAGTTCAGCAAGCAAATGCAAAGAT TTAACGTTGGTGAGGACTGCCCAGTGTTCGATGGTTTATTCGAGTTCTGTCAGTTATCGACTGGAGGCTCAGCTG CTGGATCAGTGAAGCTCAACAGGCAGCAGACTGATATCGCTGTGAACTGGGCGGGCGGGCTCCACCACGCCAAGAAATCCGAGGCCTCGGGGTTCTGTTATGTCAACGACATCGTCCTCGCCATCCTTGAGCTGCTcaa ATACCACCAGAGGGTGCTGTACATCGATATTGACATCCACCATGGCGATGGTGTGGAGGAGGCTTTCTACACTACTGACCGTGTCATGACCGTTTCCTTCCACAAGTACGGAGAGTACTTCCCTGGGACCGGAGACCTCAGA GATATTGGCGCCGGCAAAGGCAAGTACTACGCTGTCAACTTCCCCCTGAGGGACGGGATTGATGACGAGTCCTACGAGCAGATATTCAAGCCG GTGATGTCCAAGGTGATGGAGATGTACCAACCCAGCGCGGTGGTTCTGCAGTGCGGGGCGGACTCGCTGTCTGGGGACCGGCTCGGCTGCTTCAACCTCACCATCCGAG GCCATGCCAAGTGCGTGGAGTACATGAAGTCCTTCAACCTGCCCCTGCTGATGCTGGGCGGAGGGGGCTACACCATCCGAAACGTGGCCCGCTGTTGGACCTACGAGACCGCCGTGGCGCTGGACACCGACATCCCTGACG AGCTGCCCTACAACGATTACTTTGAGTACTTTGGGCCCGATTTCAAGCTGCACATCAGTCCGTCTAACATGACCAACCAGAACACGCAGGAGTACATGGATAAGATCAA GCAGCGGCTGTTTGAGAACCTGCGCATGCTGCCCCACGCTCCGGGGGTCCAGATGCAGGCAATTCCCGAGGACAGCATTCCAGACGACACCATGGACGAGGACGTGGAAGACCCGGACAAGCGCATGTCCA TCCGGGCGTCTGACAAGAGGATAGCCTGTGATGAGGAGTTCTCTGACTCTGAGGACGAGGGAGAGGGCGGGAGGAGGAACGTGGCCAATCACAAGAAGAGCACGAAGAGGGcccgggtggaggaggagaagaaggagccGGAGGAGAAGAAACCGG AggtgaaagaggaagaaaaatcGAAGGAAAGCAGCTCAGAGAAGATGGACACAAAAAg